One Henriciella litoralis genomic window carries:
- a CDS encoding NAD-dependent epimerase/dehydratase family protein — protein MRVLLTGSSGWLGRHLAPMLTASGHNVTGIDVAPGAHTQEIGTIADRSFVDRVVSDHGIEAIIHGGALHKPDIARFPRKAFIDVNVTGTLNLLEAAVAAGHSRFVFTSTTSLMISKAIRAEASDAAVWLDEHHTPLAPRNIYGVTKLAAENLCREVHQQTGLACLVLRTSRFFPEDDDTLTDPPPENLKANEFLNRRMTVEDAARAHIAALEKAPELGFGVYLVSAPTPFQREDCAALKEDAASVVARYFPDAPELYARHDWTLPSSIGRVYDASAFERDLGFRFQTDFSAILDALRSGGELPFAHDAGYPSPSVEGADLIWRD, from the coding sequence ATGCGTGTCCTCCTCACAGGCTCTTCTGGCTGGCTCGGACGCCATCTTGCACCGATGCTCACGGCCTCGGGTCATAATGTAACGGGCATCGATGTTGCGCCCGGCGCGCACACGCAGGAGATTGGAACGATAGCTGACCGATCCTTCGTGGACCGGGTGGTCTCCGACCACGGGATTGAAGCGATTATCCATGGCGGCGCGCTGCACAAACCGGACATCGCCCGCTTTCCGAGAAAGGCCTTCATCGACGTCAATGTGACGGGGACGCTCAACCTGCTCGAGGCGGCAGTGGCGGCCGGTCATAGCCGGTTCGTCTTCACGTCAACGACCTCACTGATGATCTCGAAGGCAATCCGTGCTGAGGCGAGCGATGCGGCCGTCTGGCTAGATGAGCACCATACGCCACTCGCGCCGCGCAACATCTACGGCGTCACGAAACTTGCCGCCGAGAATCTTTGCCGTGAGGTGCATCAGCAAACAGGGCTCGCCTGTCTTGTTTTGCGCACCTCACGCTTCTTTCCCGAAGATGATGACACACTCACCGATCCTCCGCCGGAAAACCTGAAGGCCAATGAGTTTCTGAACCGGCGAATGACCGTTGAAGACGCCGCCCGCGCCCATATCGCCGCGTTGGAAAAAGCGCCGGAGCTTGGCTTTGGCGTGTATCTCGTCTCCGCGCCAACACCCTTCCAGCGTGAAGACTGTGCCGCCCTAAAGGAAGACGCCGCCAGCGTAGTCGCTCGCTATTTCCCGGATGCGCCAGAGCTTTATGCCCGCCATGACTGGACCCTGCCTTCATCCATCGGACGGGTGTACGATGCGTCTGCCTTTGAACGCGATCTCGGTTTCCGTTTCCAGACCGACTTTTCGGCCATACTGGACGCGCTTCGTTCAGGCGGCGAGCTGCCATTTGCGCATGACGCCGGATATCCCTCGCCCAGCGTCGAGGGCGCAGATCTGATCTGGCGAGACTGA
- a CDS encoding glutathione S-transferase family protein, whose product MKLYHSPQAPNPERVTKFLKAKGKLDAVEIEELSIMKQEHKSDDYRKVSPFSQVPALVLDDGTTLTESRAICTYLEGVFPEPNLMGDDPKEKALIEMWDRRVELMLFLQFATWFRNSHPAMAPLEVPQLPEVGAKAEKSAKAMAKRIDARLADNDFLAAGRFSIADITLYCFCGFAGVMKWKPHEEFENIGKWRERAKAEIG is encoded by the coding sequence ATGAAGCTCTATCACAGCCCGCAAGCGCCAAACCCGGAACGCGTCACCAAATTCCTGAAAGCCAAGGGAAAACTGGACGCTGTCGAGATCGAAGAGCTCTCGATCATGAAGCAGGAGCACAAGAGCGACGACTACCGCAAAGTCTCGCCTTTCTCGCAAGTCCCGGCGCTCGTCCTCGATGATGGCACCACGCTGACCGAAAGCCGCGCCATCTGCACCTATCTCGAAGGCGTCTTCCCGGAGCCAAACCTGATGGGAGACGACCCAAAAGAGAAAGCGCTCATCGAGATGTGGGATCGGCGCGTTGAGCTGATGCTGTTCCTGCAATTCGCGACCTGGTTCCGCAACAGCCACCCGGCGATGGCGCCGCTAGAAGTCCCGCAGCTTCCCGAGGTTGGCGCAAAAGCCGAGAAGAGCGCCAAGGCGATGGCCAAGCGCATCGATGCCCGCCTCGCCGACAATGACTTCCTCGCCGCCGGCCGCTTCTCCATCGCCGACATCACCCTCTACTGCTTCTGCGGCTTCGCTGGCGTCATGAAATGGAAGCCGCACGAAGAGTTCGAGAACATCGGCAAATGGCGCGAGCGCGCGAAGGCCGAGATCGGATGA
- a CDS encoding Kazal-type serine protease inhibitor domain-containing protein: MRYFLLGFAFLALTACQQAADDVATPDSTGTDVSQETPDDTPTLPEPEAAPDAEGAMCGGIAAIACPAGLYCEQPAGQCLKVMDGAGTCQPQPDFCTEQYDPVCGCDGKTYANACKAASAGASVAAPGECADVDQE; encoded by the coding sequence ATGCGTTATTTCCTGCTAGGCTTTGCATTTCTGGCGCTGACGGCTTGCCAGCAAGCTGCCGATGACGTGGCAACGCCGGACTCAACCGGCACAGACGTCTCGCAGGAGACGCCAGACGACACCCCGACCTTGCCAGAACCAGAGGCCGCACCTGATGCGGAAGGGGCGATGTGCGGCGGGATCGCGGCCATTGCCTGCCCCGCCGGGCTTTATTGCGAGCAACCTGCTGGTCAATGTCTGAAAGTCATGGATGGCGCAGGCACCTGCCAGCCGCAGCCTGATTTCTGCACAGAGCAATATGATCCAGTCTGCGGATGCGATGGCAAGACATACGCAAATGCCTGCAAAGCCGCCTCGGCGGGCGCTAGCGTTGCGGCGCCAGGTGAGTGCGCTGACGTCGACCAGGAATAG
- a CDS encoding SDR family NAD(P)-dependent oxidoreductase, translating into MSDIRFDDRVAIVTGAGGGLGRCHALELARRGAKVVVNDLGPKMDGSGGSSDAANAVVKEIEALGGEAIANGSSVADEAGVQKMIDDTMAKWGRIDILIANAGILRDKSFSKMSIADIKLVIDVHLIGSFLPVKAAWDIMKEQNFGRIVVTTSSTGLYGNFGQANYGAAKLGLVGMMNTLKIEGAKNNIKVNAVCPIAATQMTEGLMPPEVLAQLKPEYVSPGVMNLVKDDAPTGMVLSAGAGAFSMAEIVETKGVFVGRDDDLTAEAVAAKWDQITDKSDQTHFNMGGEHGQNIFARVAEALKS; encoded by the coding sequence ATGTCCGATATCCGCTTTGATGATCGCGTTGCCATCGTTACTGGCGCCGGCGGCGGCCTTGGCCGTTGCCACGCGCTGGAGCTGGCCCGTCGCGGCGCAAAAGTCGTCGTCAATGATCTTGGCCCGAAAATGGATGGCTCGGGCGGAAGCTCGGACGCGGCAAACGCCGTCGTCAAGGAAATCGAAGCCCTAGGCGGTGAAGCGATTGCAAACGGCTCTTCGGTTGCAGATGAAGCCGGCGTCCAGAAAATGATCGATGACACGATGGCCAAATGGGGCCGCATCGACATCCTGATCGCCAATGCCGGCATCCTGCGTGACAAGTCATTCTCGAAGATGAGCATCGCAGACATCAAGTTGGTGATCGACGTCCATCTGATCGGCAGCTTCCTTCCAGTGAAGGCCGCCTGGGACATCATGAAGGAACAGAATTTCGGCCGTATCGTCGTGACGACTTCCTCCACCGGTCTCTACGGCAATTTCGGTCAAGCCAATTACGGCGCCGCCAAGCTCGGCCTTGTTGGCATGATGAACACGCTGAAGATCGAAGGCGCGAAGAACAACATCAAGGTCAACGCTGTCTGCCCGATCGCAGCAACGCAAATGACCGAAGGCCTGATGCCGCCAGAAGTCCTGGCACAGTTGAAGCCGGAATATGTGTCGCCGGGCGTCATGAACCTCGTCAAGGACGACGCACCGACCGGCATGGTGCTTTCAGCTGGCGCTGGTGCTTTCTCGATGGCAGAAATTGTCGAGACCAAGGGCGTGTTCGTTGGCCGCGATGATGATCTGACGGCAGAAGCGGTTGCCGCCAAATGGGACCAGATCACGGACAAGTCCGACCAGACCCATTTCAATATGGGCGGCGAGCATGGTCAGAATATCTTCGCGCGCGTTGCCGAGGCGCTGAAGAGCTAA
- a CDS encoding methyltransferase domain-containing protein, whose protein sequence is MTALYDTIGIDYAQLRKPDARIAHQIHAALGEARTVLNVGAGSGSYEPAGVDLTAVEPSAMTALGALIGHITGGHLEGKQSFQPMNINFGLFPDPDPETIPKKDEEGKRLRGKAKGRAKKSVQAVRALEDIQVWVDAQRASQVEFAGTPA, encoded by the coding sequence ATGACGGCTCTCTACGACACAATCGGCATCGACTACGCCCAGCTCCGAAAGCCGGATGCGCGGATCGCGCACCAGATACATGCCGCGCTCGGTGAGGCCCGGACCGTGCTGAATGTAGGTGCGGGCAGCGGGTCCTATGAGCCTGCGGGCGTGGATTTGACGGCCGTGGAGCCGTCTGCGATGACTGCGCTTGGCGCCCTGATCGGTCACATCACGGGCGGGCATCTTGAGGGCAAGCAGAGCTTCCAGCCGATGAACATCAATTTCGGCCTCTTCCCCGATCCGGACCCGGAAACGATTCCGAAGAAGGATGAGGAAGGCAAGCGCCTGCGCGGCAAGGCCAAGGGCCGGGCCAAGAAGAGTGTTCAGGCGGTTCGCGCGCTGGAGGACATTCAGGTCTGGGTGGATGCGCAACGGGCGAGCCAAGTTGAGTTTGCGGGCACACCTGCATGA
- the surE gene encoding 5'/3'-nucleotidase SurE — MRILLTNDDGIHAPGLSVLESIARELSDDIWIAAPEVEQSGQSRSITLTQPVRTREVREKCWAVMGTPTDCVLLAVHELMDEKPDLILSGVNRGQNIAEDTSLSGTIAGAMFGMHLGVPSIALSQAQSFRERGSLPWETAKQWGAKVIRPLIDKGWPDDVVMNVNFPDREPDDVAGVEITRQGFRDESIIHTERREDLRGNDYFWIGFQGKLSKPEKGTDLRAIYDGMISVTPLHVDLTHNRYLETLRASWQT, encoded by the coding sequence ATGAGAATCCTCCTCACCAATGATGACGGCATTCACGCACCGGGGCTTTCCGTTCTGGAATCCATCGCGCGCGAGCTGTCTGACGACATCTGGATCGCCGCGCCGGAAGTTGAGCAATCGGGCCAGTCGCGCTCCATCACGCTGACGCAGCCGGTTCGTACGCGAGAAGTGCGCGAGAAATGCTGGGCCGTCATGGGCACACCGACCGACTGCGTGCTGCTCGCTGTGCATGAGCTGATGGATGAGAAGCCGGACCTTATCCTCTCCGGCGTCAATCGCGGCCAGAATATCGCTGAGGATACCAGCCTCTCCGGCACCATCGCTGGCGCCATGTTCGGCATGCATCTCGGCGTGCCCTCCATCGCGCTCAGCCAGGCGCAGAGCTTTCGCGAACGCGGCTCCCTGCCATGGGAAACGGCCAAGCAGTGGGGCGCGAAAGTGATCCGCCCACTCATCGACAAGGGCTGGCCGGATGATGTCGTGATGAATGTGAACTTCCCGGATCGTGAGCCCGATGACGTCGCGGGCGTCGAAATCACGCGGCAGGGGTTTCGCGACGAATCCATCATCCACACAGAGCGCCGTGAGGATCTTCGCGGAAATGACTATTTCTGGATCGGGTTTCAGGGCAAACTGTCCAAACCCGAAAAAGGCACCGATTTGCGCGCCATCTATGACGGAATGATATCGGTGACACCGCTCCACGTTGATCTGACGCACAATCGCTACCTGGAGACGCTAAGGGCGTCATGGCAGACCTGA
- a CDS encoding NupC/NupG family nucleoside CNT transporter has protein sequence MEWGWDNARALIGIAVIFGIGWLLSERRKDFPWRIVLGAVGIQFAFALILFGVPWVRQGLFKASYIVDSLQEATRAGTSFVFGYVGDNQAASSLMEGDAPPLFFFQILPVVIVVAALSAILWHWHILRWVTKGFAFVFRKAMGLGGATSLAVSANVFMGMTEAPVLIKPYIKGMTRSEIFILMTAGFATIAGSVLVVYTTFLQPVMANPAAQLLTASIIAAPAAVAMALTMVPETTDENQRAHEPDFEYDSTMDAFATGAADGLQIVLNIATMLIAALALLWLANAGLAAAPDVNGEPLSIQRILGWIFAPLMYMIGVPWGEASLSGSLMGIKTVLTEFVAFIELGNVPADAMDPRTRIITAHAICGFANFGSIGILIGGLNIICPERRSTFLELAWKTLIAGTLATCLSGAVVGALPVALFTGGAG, from the coding sequence ATGGAATGGGGTTGGGATAATGCGCGCGCGCTAATCGGCATTGCGGTTATATTCGGCATAGGTTGGCTGCTGTCCGAACGGCGCAAGGATTTTCCATGGCGCATCGTACTCGGCGCTGTCGGGATCCAGTTTGCATTTGCGCTGATATTGTTCGGTGTGCCGTGGGTTCGCCAGGGCCTGTTCAAGGCCAGCTATATCGTTGACAGCTTGCAGGAGGCCACACGTGCCGGCACGAGCTTCGTCTTCGGCTATGTCGGCGACAATCAGGCCGCGAGCAGTCTTATGGAAGGCGATGCGCCGCCACTCTTCTTCTTCCAGATATTGCCGGTTGTCATTGTCGTTGCCGCCCTCTCGGCCATTCTCTGGCACTGGCACATCCTGCGCTGGGTCACCAAGGGCTTCGCTTTCGTCTTCCGCAAGGCGATGGGCCTTGGCGGGGCAACCTCGCTGGCTGTATCTGCAAACGTCTTCATGGGCATGACGGAAGCGCCCGTCCTGATCAAGCCATACATCAAGGGCATGACCCGTTCGGAGATCTTCATCCTGATGACGGCGGGCTTTGCGACCATCGCGGGCTCGGTTCTGGTCGTCTATACGACCTTCCTGCAGCCGGTCATGGCAAATCCAGCTGCTCAGCTCCTCACGGCGTCGATTATCGCCGCGCCAGCCGCTGTCGCCATGGCGCTCACCATGGTGCCGGAGACCACCGACGAGAACCAGCGCGCCCACGAACCGGACTTTGAGTACGATTCCACCATGGACGCGTTCGCGACCGGTGCGGCCGACGGCCTTCAGATCGTTCTCAACATCGCGACCATGCTGATTGCAGCGCTGGCACTGCTCTGGCTTGCCAATGCCGGTCTCGCGGCTGCCCCGGACGTCAATGGAGAGCCTCTGTCGATCCAGCGTATCCTCGGCTGGATCTTCGCGCCGCTGATGTACATGATCGGTGTGCCATGGGGTGAAGCTTCGCTGTCGGGGTCGCTCATGGGCATCAAGACGGTGCTGACAGAGTTCGTTGCCTTCATCGAGCTCGGCAATGTGCCGGCCGATGCGATGGACCCGCGCACGCGTATTATCACCGCGCACGCCATCTGCGGCTTCGCGAATTTCGGCTCCATCGGCATCTTGATCGGGGGGTTGAACATTATCTGCCCCGAACGGCGCTCCACCTTCCTTGAACTCGCCTGGAAAACGCTGATTGCCGGGACGCTCGCAACCTGCCTTTCGGGGGCGGTAGTCGGGGCCTTGCCGGTGGCGCTCTTCACAGGCGGGGCCGGCTGA
- a CDS encoding VOC family protein yields the protein MLAYVTLGSNDTEKALAFYDALMPEMGAKRFFDNERLYFYGTAPGQPMLAIGGTYDGEPATCGNGVMPALACDSNETVDRVYKKAIELGAKDEGAPGNRMPTFYGAYFRDPDGHKICVCKLG from the coding sequence ATGTTGGCTTATGTAACGCTCGGCAGCAACGACACCGAAAAGGCGCTGGCTTTCTATGATGCGCTGATGCCTGAAATGGGCGCCAAGCGCTTCTTCGACAATGAGAGGCTGTATTTTTACGGCACGGCGCCGGGACAGCCCATGCTGGCCATTGGCGGCACCTATGATGGTGAGCCTGCCACCTGCGGCAATGGCGTGATGCCCGCTCTGGCCTGCGACAGCAATGAAACGGTGGATCGCGTCTACAAGAAGGCGATTGAGCTCGGCGCCAAGGATGAGGGTGCCCCCGGCAACCGCATGCCGACCTTCTACGGCGCCTATTTCCGTGATCCAGACGGCCACAAGATCTGCGTCTGTAAACTCGGCTAG
- a CDS encoding protein-L-isoaspartate O-methyltransferase family protein: MADLIADPFRAARLILHLRRQGIRNDGVLSTIETINRGVFVDRSFQALAAEDAALPIPCGQMLPKPVVVAQLLSALSVTPGRQDTILLVGAGSGYVAALLAQIGRHVWAVERYRRLVDEASQRLKDLKVDNVKIKHGDGLAGWREHGPFDRILLMGAVSEIPEALLGQLGRGGILVAPYVAEGRPQGIRALSKAGVKHDLPIAEPLTKLKPGLAKAL; this comes from the coding sequence ATGGCAGACCTGATCGCAGACCCTTTCCGGGCGGCCCGCCTGATCCTGCACCTGCGTCGGCAGGGCATCCGCAATGATGGCGTTCTCTCGACCATCGAGACCATCAATCGCGGCGTCTTCGTCGATCGCTCATTCCAAGCCCTGGCCGCTGAAGATGCTGCCTTGCCGATCCCATGCGGACAGATGTTGCCCAAGCCTGTCGTTGTTGCGCAACTCCTCAGCGCGCTCTCCGTCACGCCGGGGCGTCAGGACACGATTTTGCTGGTCGGCGCCGGTAGCGGATATGTCGCGGCGTTGCTCGCCCAGATCGGTCGGCACGTCTGGGCGGTGGAGCGCTATCGCAGGCTGGTGGATGAGGCGAGCCAGCGGCTGAAAGACCTGAAAGTGGATAACGTCAAAATCAAGCATGGCGACGGGCTGGCCGGCTGGCGCGAGCATGGCCCGTTTGACCGCATCCTTTTGATGGGCGCCGTTTCTGAAATCCCTGAAGCTCTGCTCGGACAGCTGGGTCGGGGTGGCATTCTCGTTGCGCCTTACGTCGCCGAAGGCCGGCCGCAGGGTATCCGCGCGCTCAGCAAGGCTGGCGTGAAGCATGACCTGCCCATTGCCGAGCCACTCACAAAGCTAAAGCCAGGTCTGGCAAAAGCGCTTTAG
- a CDS encoding TonB-dependent receptor has protein sequence MPFCRLFATTSSLVLLAQIPTGLATGQEVEGQGNDVIVADSRLPIVEVYGDRRSDQPGSVATLDAETIAEIDADHPAEILNELPGVNIQMNSGQEHLIALRSPVLTGGAGQGSFLILENGVPTRAPAFGNVNSLFEIHHEVAEAIEIVRGPASAKYGSNAVHGLINVILGEPAPGTYLDTRLSGSTLNRYRADLTSNVANTARISLSVQDDAGWRDNTGVEQQKLSGSYAFDFAGWDGLAWVTATNLNQETAGFLEGYKAYREDDIATTNPNPEAYRDAKWAMGAVRLSRPLGDGTLTLTPFYRWQEMEFAQHFLPNGGFEQNGQDGGGVMARYEQSFDAVTMRVGADLDISSGWLKETQPDPFGFFPGDSRFPTGVHYDYTVDTTMLALWGEAEWEVSEDLTILAGLRGETHEYDYSTDVAPGPNGRFLVPADREDSFDLLTPKLGAIWTPGNGAISYYANYARGERAPQASDLYRLQSQQGIAEADVETMDSIEVGMRGTSMNGALYFDLAAYYAEKDNFFFRDSDGLNVTDGSTRHQGLEANLAYAISDQFSVSATGSLAEHTYTFDRIVGNGSEIIRSGNEVDTAPNVLGDLTLNWTPTERFEASLSAEYIGEYFTDPANEQTYPGHTLTNVRLSYDFSDDLEAYVIVRNLFDLNYADRADYAFGNDRYFPGEPLNATFGVRKRFN, from the coding sequence ATGCCGTTTTGCCGACTGTTCGCCACGACCTCCAGCCTTGTCCTCCTGGCCCAGATCCCGACCGGGCTAGCAACTGGACAGGAGGTCGAGGGCCAGGGCAACGACGTGATCGTTGCCGATAGCCGGTTGCCGATTGTCGAGGTGTATGGGGACCGTCGCTCAGACCAGCCGGGCAGTGTCGCCACGCTCGATGCGGAAACAATCGCCGAGATCGACGCCGATCACCCGGCCGAGATCCTGAACGAGCTTCCCGGCGTCAACATCCAGATGAACTCTGGCCAGGAGCACCTCATCGCGCTTCGTTCCCCCGTGCTGACAGGCGGGGCCGGGCAGGGCAGCTTCCTGATCCTCGAAAACGGCGTGCCGACCCGCGCGCCCGCTTTCGGCAATGTGAATTCGCTGTTTGAGATCCACCACGAGGTCGCCGAAGCGATTGAGATCGTGCGGGGGCCCGCCTCCGCCAAATACGGCTCCAATGCGGTCCACGGCCTGATCAATGTGATCCTCGGCGAACCAGCGCCCGGGACCTATCTCGACACCCGCCTCAGTGGCTCGACCCTCAACCGCTACAGGGCTGACCTCACCAGCAATGTCGCAAACACGGCGCGGATCTCGCTCTCTGTTCAGGATGATGCAGGCTGGCGCGACAATACAGGCGTCGAGCAACAGAAGCTGTCCGGATCGTATGCATTCGATTTTGCCGGCTGGGATGGCCTCGCCTGGGTCACCGCAACAAACCTCAATCAGGAGACGGCCGGCTTTCTCGAAGGCTACAAGGCCTATCGTGAAGACGACATCGCCACGACAAATCCGAACCCTGAAGCCTATCGTGACGCCAAATGGGCCATGGGCGCGGTTCGCCTCTCACGGCCTCTCGGTGACGGGACGCTGACGCTCACGCCCTTCTATCGCTGGCAGGAGATGGAGTTCGCCCAGCACTTCCTGCCCAATGGCGGTTTTGAACAGAACGGTCAGGATGGCGGCGGCGTCATGGCGAGGTACGAACAGTCTTTTGATGCTGTCACGATGCGCGTCGGTGCCGACCTCGACATCTCGTCCGGCTGGCTGAAAGAGACCCAGCCAGACCCCTTCGGCTTCTTCCCGGGCGACAGCCGGTTCCCGACCGGCGTCCATTATGACTACACCGTCGACACCACCATGCTCGCGCTCTGGGGCGAGGCGGAATGGGAAGTCTCGGAAGACCTCACCATCCTCGCAGGCCTGCGCGGCGAGACGCATGAGTACGACTACTCCACCGACGTAGCGCCCGGCCCGAATGGCCGCTTCCTCGTGCCCGCTGACCGCGAAGACAGCTTTGATCTGCTGACCCCCAAACTCGGCGCAATCTGGACGCCGGGCAATGGCGCGATCAGCTATTACGCCAACTATGCCCGCGGCGAACGCGCCCCGCAGGCCTCAGACCTCTACCGTCTGCAATCCCAGCAAGGCATCGCCGAAGCCGATGTCGAGACGATGGACAGTATCGAAGTCGGCATGCGCGGGACCTCCATGAACGGCGCGCTCTATTTCGATCTCGCGGCCTATTACGCTGAGAAGGACAACTTCTTCTTCCGCGATTCCGATGGTCTCAACGTCACAGACGGTTCCACGCGCCATCAGGGTCTGGAGGCAAATCTCGCCTACGCGATCAGCGATCAGTTTTCCGTCTCGGCCACCGGCAGCCTCGCAGAACACACCTACACATTTGACCGCATCGTCGGAAACGGCTCGGAAATCATCCGCTCCGGCAATGAAGTCGACACCGCCCCGAACGTTTTGGGTGACCTGACGCTGAACTGGACGCCGACAGAGCGCTTCGAAGCCAGTCTTTCCGCCGAATATATCGGCGAATATTTCACAGACCCGGCTAATGAGCAGACCTATCCCGGCCACACGCTGACCAATGTCCGCCTGTCCTACGACTTCAGCGACGACCTCGAAGCCTATGTCATCGTCCGTAACCTGTTCGACCTCAACTATGCCGACCGGGCCGATTACGCCTTCGGCAATGACCGCTATTTCCCGGGCGAACCCCTGAACGCTACGTTCGGTGTGAGGAAGCGGTTTAACTGA
- the serS gene encoding serine--tRNA ligase yields the protein MFDIRAIRDNPQTFRDAWNRRAAGLGDKVDDILAHDTALRKALTDKQEAESARNANSKLIGQAKAKGDEAEFERLRAEVATAKETIETAGEQEEEARKLLDELIYGLPNLPLEDVPEGTDEEGNVAQKHWGSPRDFNFKPQDHADLGEKLGLMDFETAAKMSGSRFVLLSGALSRLERALASYMLDVQTGEHGYTECSPPLLVRDEAMFGTGQLPKFGEDSFRTTDGMWLIATSEISLTNIVAGSIIEATYLPRRFTAHTPCFRSEAGSAGRDTRGMIRLHQFNKVEMVSIVKDVEAGLEELERMTTCAETILERLELPYRRMLLCTGDMGFGARKTYDLEVWLPSQDTYREISSCSYCGDFQARRMDARWRPAPSEDTPKPKPEFVHTLNGSGLAVGRTLVAVLENYQQEDGSIAVPKVLQPYMGGLEVIS from the coding sequence ATGTTTGATATCCGCGCCATCAGAGATAACCCACAGACGTTCCGCGACGCTTGGAACCGCCGTGCCGCCGGGCTGGGCGACAAGGTCGATGACATCCTCGCCCACGACACAGCGCTCAGAAAAGCGCTCACAGACAAGCAGGAAGCTGAAAGCGCGCGCAACGCCAATTCCAAGCTGATCGGCCAGGCCAAGGCCAAAGGCGACGAAGCTGAGTTCGAGCGCCTGCGCGCCGAAGTCGCCACGGCCAAGGAAACAATTGAAACAGCTGGCGAGCAGGAAGAAGAAGCCCGCAAACTGCTTGATGAACTCATCTACGGCCTGCCGAACCTTCCGCTCGAAGATGTGCCTGAAGGCACAGACGAAGAGGGCAATGTCGCTCAAAAACATTGGGGCAGCCCGCGCGACTTCAACTTCAAGCCGCAAGACCATGCAGACCTCGGCGAAAAGCTCGGGCTGATGGACTTTGAGACGGCTGCAAAGATGTCCGGCTCCCGGTTTGTGCTGCTCAGCGGCGCGCTCTCGCGGCTGGAGCGGGCGCTGGCGAGCTACATGCTCGACGTCCAGACGGGCGAGCATGGCTATACCGAGTGTTCGCCGCCTCTGCTCGTACGCGATGAAGCCATGTTTGGCACCGGACAGCTTCCGAAATTCGGTGAGGATTCTTTCCGCACGACAGATGGCATGTGGCTGATCGCGACATCAGAAATCTCGCTCACCAACATCGTCGCAGGCTCCATTATCGAAGCGACCTATCTGCCGCGCCGCTTCACTGCGCACACGCCGTGCTTCCGTTCAGAAGCGGGCAGTGCAGGGCGCGACACGCGCGGCATGATCCGTCTACACCAGTTCAACAAGGTGGAGATGGTCTCCATCGTGAAGGACGTCGAAGCGGGCCTCGAAGAGCTCGAACGCATGACGACCTGCGCCGAGACCATCCTCGAGCGCCTCGAGCTGCCATACCGGCGGATGCTGCTGTGCACGGGCGACATGGGTTTCGGCGCCCGCAAGACCTATGACCTCGAAGTCTGGCTGCCGAGCCAGGACACCTATCGCGAGATCAGCTCGTGCTCGTATTGCGGTGACTTCCAGGCCCGTCGCATGGATGCTCGCTGGCGCCCGGCACCGAGCGAGGACACTCCAAAGCCAAAGCCGGAATTCGTGCACACGCTGAACGGCTCCGGCCTCGCGGTCGGGCGCACGCTCGTTGCTGTGCTGGAGAACTACCAGCAGGAAGACGGCTCCATCGCCGTGCCGAAAGTCCTGCAGCCTTATATGGGCGGGCTTGAGGTGATTAGCTAA
- a CDS encoding class I SAM-dependent methyltransferase, producing the protein MNALYDTIGLNYAELRKPDARVARQIHAALGEARTVLNVGAGSGSYEPAGVDLTAVEPSAEMIAQRPVSDAKVIQGSVETLPFGDDSFDASIAVLTIHHWSDQAKGCAEMRRVTRGPVVFLTFDASHKGFWLFDYFPALLTLDEEAMPPMARYGEWLGEAKIEPVPIPHDCTDGFLAAYWRRPAAYLDERIRRAMSSFWKIGDVSVGLARLKSDLEDGSWERRYGHLLELDALDCGYRLVRTV; encoded by the coding sequence ATGAACGCGCTCTACGACACGATAGGCCTGAACTACGCTGAACTTCGCAAGCCGGATGCGCGGGTCGCGCGCCAGATCCATGCCGCGCTTGGTGAGGCCCGGACCGTGCTGAATGTCGGCGCGGGCAGCGGGTCCTATGAGCCTGCGGGCGTGGATTTGACGGCCGTGGAGCCATCTGCGGAAATGATTGCGCAGCGGCCGGTATCTGATGCCAAGGTCATTCAAGGCAGCGTTGAGACGCTGCCTTTTGGTGATGATAGTTTCGACGCGTCCATTGCGGTGCTGACCATTCATCATTGGAGCGACCAAGCGAAAGGATGCGCCGAGATGCGGCGCGTGACGCGCGGGCCGGTTGTGTTTCTGACATTCGATGCCAGCCATAAAGGGTTCTGGTTGTTCGATTATTTCCCAGCCCTGCTGACGCTCGACGAAGAGGCCATGCCGCCTATGGCGCGGTATGGCGAATGGTTGGGAGAGGCCAAGATCGAACCGGTGCCGATACCGCATGACTGTACGGACGGTTTCCTTGCTGCCTACTGGCGGCGGCCTGCCGCCTATCTCGATGAGCGGATACGGCGGGCGATGTCGTCCTTCTGGAAGATCGGGGACGTCTCAGTTGGCCTGGCGCGCTTGAAGAGCGACCTGGAAGATGGCAGCTGGGAGCGGCGCTACGGCCATCTGCTCGAGCTGGACGCGCTCGATTGCGGCTATCGGTTGGTCAGGACGGTCTGA